In Phragmites australis chromosome 16, lpPhrAust1.1, whole genome shotgun sequence, one DNA window encodes the following:
- the LOC133895002 gene encoding double-strand break repair protein MRE11-like — protein MRPRASPPPSPPQGELTGEDAAEAVGREGTGSLLPSRASRPRAQEPGRWRGRASLLVSGNDDPLHWDCGLSMAREEEEEGNSTLRILVATDCHLGYLEKDEVRRFDSFDAFEEICSLAEKNKVDFLLLGGDLFHENKPSCSTLVKAIEILRRYCMNDRPVQFQVVSDQAASLQNRFGQVNYEDPSYNVGLPVFTIHGNHDDPTGADNLSAIDTLSACNFLNYFGKMNLGSTGVGNITVSPILIRKVETSVALYGLGNIRDGRLNRMLHEPHAVNWMQPESRDETPLSDWFNILILHQNRAKGSPNNGISEHLLPRFLDLVIWGHEHECLIDPQEVPGMGFHITQPGSSIATSLINAEAKPKHVLLLEIKGSQYRTTKIPLQSVRPFEYAEVVLEDQVDVDPSDEATIHAHLHKVVSDLIKKSRETAASGSELKLPLVRIKVNYSGILTINPKQFGQKYVGKVANPQDILAFSRSWKRRRTTQGNTENSEELGPDELNDQTIKALIEESNLNMQILPVHELNSALHDFVDGDDKMAFHSCLQQNIEEARKKLTTATEDSINIDEEQTTHGPDQYMKAREKETLSQGRTSSQNLQDCTLSAFEGSRALESDDEPVESAVLEESACDQRAGKKRRTTAPGGGGGSAAAAAAGRRKTDLASFQRAPVKEDDAGASKKGRARVAAGRYGAVIRRR, from the exons ATGCGGCCAAGGGCATCGCCGCCTCCGTCTCCTCCTCaaggggagctcaccggcgaggACGCGGCGGAGGCAGTAGGCCGTGAGGGGACGGGGTCGCTGCTGCCGTCGCGTGCGAGCAGGCCAAGGGCCCAGGAGCCGGGCAGATGGAGGGGACGGGCATCACTGCTAGTAAGTGGCAACGACGACCCATTACACTGGGATTGTGGGCTTTCCATGGCCCG ggaagaagaggaagaagggaaCAGCACTCTGCGCATACTTGTAGCGACGGACTGCCACCTCGGCTACCTCGAGAAAGACGAGGTGCGCAGATTCGACTCCTTTGACGCCTTTGAGGAAATCTGCTCGCTGGCAGAGAAAAACAAG GTCGATTTCCTACTCCTTGGTGGTGACTTGTTCCATGAGAACAAGCCTTCGTGCTCGACGTTGGTGAAGGCCATTGAGATCCTGCGGCGCTATTGCATGAACGACCGGCCGGTGCAGTTTCAGGTGGTCAGTGATCAAGCAGCCAGTCTCCAGAACAG GTTTGGCCAAGTGAATTATGAAGACCCTAGCTACAACGTTGGCTTGCCTGTGTTCACCATCCATGGGAACCATGATGATCCTACTGGAGCT GATAACCTCTCTGCAATCGATACACTTTCAGCTTGCAATTTCTTGAATTATTTTGGGAAAATGAATCTCGGAAGCACCGGTGTCGGTAACATTACTGTTTCTCCTATACTTATCAGAAAG GTTGAAACTTCTGTTGCCCTCTATGGACTTGGTAACATTAGGGATGGGAGACTGAATCGAATGTTGCAT GAACCACATGCAGTCAATTGGATGCAACCTGAAAGCCGAGATGAGACGCCACTGTCTGACTGGTTCAACATCTTGATTCTTCATCAGAATAG GGCAAAGGGGAGTCCTAATAATGGTATCAGTGAACATCTGTTGCCACGTTTTCTGGACTTGGTAATTTGGGGCCATGAGCATGAGTGCCTAATTGATCCTCAG GAAGTTCCTGGAATGGGTTTCCACATCACTCAACCAGGCTCCTCAATTGCCACCTCGCTGATCAATGCGGAAGCAAAGCCAAAGCATGTGCTCTTGTTGGAAATCAAG GGGAGTCAGTACAGGACAACCAAAATACCTCTGCAGTCTGTTAGACCTTTTGAGTATGCAGAG GTTGTACTGGAAGATCAGGTGGATGTTGATCCTAGTGATGAAGCAACCATTCATGCGCATTTGCATAAAGTT GTGAGCGATCTTATTAAGAAGAGTAGGGAAACAGCAGCCAGTGGATCAGAGCTCAAACTTCCACTAGTTAGAATAAAG GTGAACTACTCTGGGATTTTGACAATAAATCCGAAGCAATTCGGTCAGAAGTATGTGGGCAAG GTGGCAAACCCACAAGACATCCTGGCCTTTTCAAGATCATGGAAAAGGCGTCGAACTACACAAG GAAACACTGAAAATTCTGAAGAGCTTGGTCCAGATGAGCTCAATGACCAGACGATCAAAGCACTGATTGAAGAGAGTAACTTG AACATGCAGATCCTTCCTGTACATGAATTGAACAGTGCACTGCATGATTTTGTCGACGGGGATGACAAGATGGCATTTCACTCCTGCTTGCAGCAAAACATTGAGGAAGCAAGA AAAAAGTTGACTACCGCCACGGAGGATTCTATTAACATCGATGAAGAACAAACAACACATGGACCAGATCAGTACATGAAG GCGCGAGAAAAGGAAACACTGTCGCAGGGAAGAACAAGCTCCCAGAACCTGCAGGATTGTACACTCAGCGCATTCGAGGGGTCCCGGGCGCTCGAATCGGATGATGAACCCGTCGAATCGGCC GTTCTGGAGGAGAGTGCTTGTGACCAGCGGGCAGGAAAGAAGAGGCGAACGACAGCACCCGGTGGTGGCGGAGGATCTgcggctgccgctgccgctgggaggaggaagacggaCCTGGCTTCGTTCCAGAGGGCCCCGGTGAAGGAAGACGACGCCGGTGCCTCCAAGAAAGGCCGGGCTCGT GTCGCCGCCGGGAGGTATGGGGCGGTGATCAGGAGGAGGTGA
- the LOC133896425 gene encoding uncharacterized protein LOC133896425, with protein sequence MDGSKYRSKGYVMANAGKKLTYMLLLLLALAAAALSLVFLQKVREQRAFAGLLQERDRQLVSLRILLHKEKAFNKETKRKVEELKATTSSLRTQKIDQKNKLKGLEATVTNLKNTQKELEAALTEKDSRIRQMEEKATNLKKSQKELEAALTEKGSHIKQLEEATTNLKKTQKELEAALTEKDSRIKQMEEKVTNVKSAQKELEAVLREKDSRISQMEEKATGSNPDQMAALMEILQRKEAELEEIKTRFQDYKKTDSAGVNSKSTPVQTNNASATPDIVVIKKSTNSSSAIPAKSEEKRSANATVVENRHPKDRSLEEKPVKFTTNMEDDGLQGNINDFDEDIDIDDIYGESHSKKSGSSGKNKKFVTNNQVDSQGDELDVIGLLRNSLDQDSDRVRYNKLLEKENAKAADEVKKNNTDGTLEKIPKDSLSDDNHITPKKAVEEMAGAADVKPNINMPANSDETQQKSRKQKKKRSKSKKKMADITATNVGGEAAKQRTPDATSILK encoded by the exons ATGGATGGGAGCAAGTACAGATCAAAGGGCTACGTGATGGCCAACGCCGGCAAGAAGCTCACCTAcatgctcctgctgctgctggcccTCGCAGCAGCCGCGCTGAGCCTCGTCTTCCTGCAAAAAGTGAGGGAGCAACGCGCCTTTGCCGGGCTTCTCCAGGAACGTGACCGGCAGCTCGTCTCTCTGCGGATCCTTCTCCAC AAAGAGAAGGCATTCAATAAAGAGACGAAGAGGAAGGTGGAAGAACTGAAAGCCACGACATCTTCCTTAAGAACTCAGAAGATAGACCAGAAAAACAAGCTCAAGGGACTCGAAGCCACAGTCACAAATCTTAAGAACACTCAAAAAGAACTGGAAGCAGCTCTCACAGAGAAGGACAGCCGCATCCGCCAAATGGAGGAGAAGGCCACGAATCTTAAGAAGTCTCAAAAAGAACTGGAGGCAGCTCTCACAGAGAAAGGCAGCCACATCAAACAATTGGAAGAGGCAACCACCAATCTTAAGAAGACTCAAAAAGAACTGGAGGCAGCTCTCACGGAGAAAGACAGCCGCATCAAACAAATGGAAGAGAAGGTCACAAATGTTAAGAGCGCTCAAAAAGAACTAGAAGCAGTTCTCAGGGAGAAAGACAGCCGCATCAGTCAAATGGAAGAGAAAGCCACAGGTTCAAACCCTGACCAGATGGCAGCTCTGATGGAAATCCTGCAACGAAAGGAAGCTGAGCTCGAAGAGATCAAGACAAGGTTCCAAGATTACAAGAAAACAGACAGCGCGGGTGTGAATAGTAAGAGCACTCCTGTGCAAACGAACAATGCAAGTGCAACACCTGACATTGTGGTCATCAAAAAGTCTACAAACTCAAGCAGTGCGATTCCCGCCAAATCTGAAGAAAAGAGATCTGCCAATGCCACAGTTGTAGAAAATAGGCACCCAAAAGACAGATCTTTGGAAGAGAAGCCGGTGAAGTTCACAACTAACATGGAAGATGATGGCCTACAAGGAAACATAAATGATTTTGATgaagatatagatatagatgaTATTTATGGAGAAAGTCACTCAAAAAAGTCTGGATCCTCTGGGAAGAACAAGAAGTTTGTGACCAACAATCAAGTAGACAGCCAAGGAGATGAATTGGATGTCATTGGGCTGTTAAGGAACTCCCTAGATCAGGACAGTGACCGTGTCCGATACAATAAACTGCTAGAGAAGGAAAATGCAAAAGCTGCTGATGAAGTCAAGAAGAACAATACTGATGGTACCTTGGAGAAGATCCCCAAAGACAGTTTAAGTGATGACAACCATATCACACCAAAAAAGGCAGTGGAAGAGATGGCTGGTGCTGCTGATGTAAAGCCCAACATTAACATGCCAGCAAACAGTGATGAGACACAACAGAAAAGCAGgaagcagaaaaagaaaaggtctaAATCCAAAAAGAAGATGGCTGATATTACAGCTACTAATGTTGGTGGAGAAGCTGCTAAACAAAGGACGCCTGATGCCACATCGATCTTAAAATGA